In Fusobacterium sp. IOR10, the genomic stretch TTAAAATGACTTTTAGGGCATTTTAAATCTCCGTGTAAACTACAAGGGGAACATTTTACATTACTGTAGATTAATTTATTATTACTGTCATACTCAAACATGTTAGGATCAGTTGGGCCGAATATAACATAAGTTGGGCATTTAACGCCTCTAGAAATATGAAAAGGACCAGAGTCATTTGTTATAAGTAACTTAGAAATAGATAAAAGAGCTCCACTTTCTTTTAATGAAAGTTTCCCAGCAAGATTTATACAACTATTTTCACTTATTTTGTTTATTTTTTCACAACGGAGAATATCAGAGTCTCCGCCAATTAAAACAGTTTTAATATTATATTCATCATAAAGTTTCTTAGCTAAAGTTCCAAAACCGTCAGTTGTCCATTTTTTAGTTTCCTTAGAGGCTCCAGGAGCCATTACAAAATGAGAGGAATATTTAGATACAGATAATAAATTTTTTTTAGAAAAGGAAAAAGTTAAATCTTCATTTTCATAAGAAATACCCATAAAATCAAAGGGTTTAAAATAATTTTTAACAATAGTATCGTCAGCATGATATTTAATAAGTCTTAATTTAACAAAAATAGATTTCCATAATTTTCTTTTGGGATAAACTAAAACTT encodes the following:
- a CDS encoding glycosyltransferase family 9 protein, whose protein sequence is MKILIIRLSSIGDIILTTPILKQLKRKYPNITIDFLVMNNFKDSISGLDYIDNLIIFHKEKYDSFKGLIKFGKELSKNNYDYVFDLHNKLRSFIISKNIDSQVLVYPKRKLWKSIFVKLRLIKYHADDTIVKNYFKPFDFMGISYENEDLTFSFSKKNLLSVSKYSSHFVMAPGASKETKKWTTDGFGTLAKKLYDEYNIKTVLIGGDSDILRCEKINKISENSCINLAGKLSLKESGALLSISKLLITNDSGPFHISRGVKCPTYVIFGPTDPNMFEYDSNNKLIYSNVKCSPCSLHGDLKCPKSHFKCMKNITANFILEKIKKDFI